From Oryza brachyantha chromosome 9, ObraRS2, whole genome shotgun sequence, a single genomic window includes:
- the LOC102699987 gene encoding uncharacterized protein LOC102699987: MDSAAVKVAAAALCVLVAVSVAAGQLKTPASTSTCPDVDVDVYDGAATPLLLSQPRELELIKEDDEARLAEELALLVADGAGATICPTSCQKCLVKCAASCVVDIIHPPTFVACFLKCAVVHSTCFAKK; this comes from the coding sequence ATGGATTCCGCCGCGGTtaaggtcgccgccgccgccctctgcGTGCTGGTGGCCgtgtccgtcgccgccgggcaGCTCAAGACGccggcctccacctccacgTGCCCggacgtcgacgtcgacgtctacgacggcgccgcgacgccgctgctgctgaGCCAGCCGCGGGAGCTGGAGCTGATcaaggaggacgacgaggcgcGCCTCGCCGAGGAGCTcgcgctcctcgtcgccgacggcgccggcgccaccatctGCCCCACCAGCTGCCAGAAGTGCCTGGTCAAGTGCGCGGCGTCCTGCGTCGTCGACATCATCCACCCGCCGACCTTCGTCGCCTGCTTCCTCAAGTGCGCCGTCGTCCACAGTACCTGCTTCGCCAAGAAGTGa